From one Streptomyces spiramyceticus genomic stretch:
- a CDS encoding AAA family ATPase — protein MREWLIYQGKGAPAPERIDELPEPPRWRRFDGTPLSGDKGEAPPLDAASVRRLGDRTALSAQDVKALQLINAALYLRRPLLVTGDPGTGKSTLAHEVAYELGLGRVLQWPVVSRTELKEGLYTYDAIGRLQDAQLDGGQQQTDIGRYVRLGPLGTALLPTKKPRVLLIDELDKSDIDLPNDLLNAVEEGEFGIPELERIADRPGQSTVNVLSDDGRRIPVTGGRVRCHAFPFIVMTSNGEREFPAPLLRRCIHVHLDPPRDERLAAMVQAHFGERADDTHRDLVDLFTTGGGGELRPTDQLLNAIYLTRHADRQDIGKLLLRPADHGQR, from the coding sequence ATGCGTGAGTGGCTGATCTACCAGGGCAAGGGAGCCCCCGCTCCCGAACGTATCGACGAGCTCCCCGAACCGCCCCGCTGGCGCCGGTTCGACGGCACCCCGCTGTCCGGCGACAAGGGTGAGGCGCCACCCCTCGACGCCGCCTCCGTCCGGCGGCTCGGCGACCGCACGGCGCTGTCCGCGCAGGACGTCAAGGCGCTGCAGCTCATCAACGCCGCCCTGTACCTGAGGCGCCCCCTGCTGGTCACCGGAGACCCGGGCACGGGCAAGAGCACGCTCGCCCACGAAGTCGCGTACGAGCTGGGCCTCGGCCGCGTACTCCAGTGGCCCGTCGTCAGCCGGACCGAGCTGAAGGAGGGCCTGTACACGTACGACGCGATCGGGCGGCTCCAGGACGCACAGCTCGACGGCGGGCAGCAGCAGACCGACATCGGCCGGTATGTCCGTCTCGGGCCTCTCGGCACCGCACTGCTGCCGACGAAAAAGCCCCGGGTGCTGCTCATCGACGAACTCGACAAGAGCGACATCGACCTGCCGAACGACCTGCTCAACGCGGTGGAAGAGGGCGAGTTCGGCATCCCGGAGCTGGAGCGGATCGCCGACAGGCCGGGGCAGAGCACGGTGAACGTGCTGAGTGACGACGGGCGGCGAATTCCGGTCACCGGTGGACGCGTGCGCTGTCACGCCTTCCCCTTCATCGTGATGACCAGCAACGGCGAACGGGAGTTCCCCGCACCGCTGTTGCGCCGGTGCATTCACGTCCACCTCGACCCGCCGCGCGACGAGCGCCTCGCCGCCATGGTCCAGGCGCACTTCGGCGAACGGGCCGACGACACCCACCGGGACCTCGTAGACCTGTTCACCACCGGCGGCGGGGGCGAACTCCGGCCCACCGACCAGCTCCTCAACGCCATCTACCTCACCCGTCACGCGGACCGGCAGGACATCGGCAAACTGCTGCTGCGCCCCGCCGACCACGGGCAGCGTTAG
- a CDS encoding SAV_2336 N-terminal domain-related protein: MKTRRHTPVADAVSGPLTALVTGLRDLGIEPHADELADALWLARWVPAVRPEGAPEPGGLPCETADEDSGPPEPAPAGADDTAPRGTPLPTAPAAELTVPTPGEGAAGPGAGTVRVPTASALPEPLALQRALRPLRRYRSPTRPVRTQLDERLTAERAADTRIVVPVLCGTRRREARLQLVMDASTSTVVWGETLQELRQICERAGAFREVRVHHVREGDDGEARIALSDAPDAVRCRPEELRDPTGHQLTLVLSDCAGPLWRGGQMQRLLHSWAATAPVAVVQPLPQRMWRRTHLPAVPGELVRREGPAGRLAFLPGRGGSPADGALPVPVIAPRPGPLRAWVRLVSGATGQSLYTVAGWVRPDHPESTAARRTDREVSPRDRVRAFRRTASPDAARLAVYLSATPLVLPVMQLVQRAMLADSGPEVLAEVVLGGLLRQSGDFDGLPGYEFVDGVRQELLAQIAVSDVQLVLKHCSQYVESRYGRTARNFPALAAGYLAGEAQAQPGTEGATEDHGLRAFARVSAEVLRRFGHAPVPGRGPGNPAGDADPGALALRAQNVLLRYHREHSARDLDEAIVLLKAAIEGQRATAERQALQGELGGALLSRWNARRTVQDLRSAHEAFRQADVDSPHLLLLWATALMAIAAEVDNNGLGTEALPDHFGERAAGERSAEAALMDLYTEAERCVVVVRDREPEGLGEAGYRILNHLLGTSAQWASRPAFAQLLTEYGGAGPWAAERLEGALEAAQAWQSHEEETERLTHRAQLRLDLAKHYAGRGPVDWDPDEEQRAQGYRHAADAVTGLRQVIDRLSRLKAAPAGALCDAWIDLATALRLTREGATDSALEERLSALRRALHLAGDDYIRCNRCYQDLGLVLDEKFVRTGDRAFLDEEVAVWRAMLSRLSPDDSFRAQALRMLGHALLQAEEWDEAVRAIRDAVDETAESDSDMPELRMSLGLALHRRYAARGGLSDLHEADWVLGAAARAAGDPEVAVACWQLRALVAEEQAKRTTTSARWHEAGDYYRRAAETAGEAGLTGLEAASRRRRAPLLERTAGPARALEEYRMALRLFEAAGGGDSADADAVRAAVHRIEAGDV; the protein is encoded by the coding sequence ATGAAAACCCGCAGGCACACGCCGGTCGCCGACGCCGTGAGCGGGCCGCTCACGGCGCTCGTCACGGGCCTGCGCGACCTCGGGATCGAGCCGCACGCCGACGAGCTCGCCGACGCCCTGTGGCTGGCGCGCTGGGTTCCCGCCGTACGGCCGGAGGGAGCGCCGGAACCCGGCGGCCTGCCGTGCGAGACGGCGGACGAAGACAGCGGCCCGCCGGAGCCCGCACCGGCCGGGGCGGACGACACCGCCCCGCGCGGTACGCCGCTGCCGACAGCCCCCGCGGCCGAACTGACCGTACCCACGCCGGGCGAGGGCGCGGCCGGCCCCGGCGCCGGAACGGTGCGGGTGCCCACGGCCTCCGCACTGCCCGAACCGCTCGCTCTGCAGCGCGCGTTACGCCCCCTGCGCCGCTACCGGTCCCCGACCAGGCCCGTACGCACACAGCTCGACGAACGGCTCACGGCGGAACGCGCCGCCGACACCCGGATCGTCGTCCCCGTCCTGTGCGGAACCCGGCGCCGCGAGGCGCGGCTGCAGCTCGTCATGGACGCCTCGACCTCCACGGTGGTGTGGGGAGAGACGCTCCAGGAACTGCGCCAGATCTGCGAACGTGCCGGAGCCTTCCGTGAAGTGCGCGTCCACCATGTGCGGGAGGGCGACGACGGCGAGGCCAGGATCGCGCTGTCGGACGCACCCGATGCCGTCCGGTGCCGACCGGAGGAGCTGCGCGACCCCACCGGACATCAGCTGACCCTCGTCCTCAGTGACTGCGCAGGCCCGCTGTGGCGCGGCGGACAGATGCAGCGCTTGCTGCATTCCTGGGCCGCCACCGCACCGGTCGCCGTGGTGCAGCCGCTGCCGCAGCGCATGTGGCGCCGTACGCATCTGCCCGCCGTCCCGGGGGAGCTGGTGCGCCGCGAAGGTCCTGCGGGGCGGCTCGCGTTCCTGCCCGGACGGGGCGGGTCGCCGGCGGACGGGGCACTTCCGGTACCGGTCATCGCACCGCGCCCCGGGCCGCTGCGCGCCTGGGTCCGTCTCGTCTCCGGCGCGACCGGCCAGAGCCTGTACACCGTCGCCGGATGGGTGCGGCCCGACCACCCGGAATCGACGGCCGCGCGCCGCACGGACCGGGAGGTGTCGCCGCGCGACCGGGTGCGCGCGTTCCGGCGTACGGCCTCCCCGGACGCCGCGCGGCTCGCCGTGTATCTGTCGGCGACCCCGCTCGTACTGCCGGTGATGCAGCTCGTGCAGCGCGCCATGCTCGCCGACAGCGGACCCGAGGTACTCGCCGAGGTGGTGCTGGGCGGGCTGCTCAGGCAGAGCGGCGACTTCGACGGCCTGCCGGGCTACGAGTTCGTCGACGGGGTGCGCCAGGAACTGCTGGCGCAGATCGCGGTGAGCGACGTGCAGCTGGTGCTCAAGCACTGCTCGCAGTACGTCGAGTCCCGCTACGGGCGTACGGCACGCAACTTCCCGGCGCTGGCCGCCGGATACCTCGCGGGCGAGGCCCAGGCACAGCCGGGCACCGAGGGCGCCACCGAGGACCACGGACTGCGGGCCTTCGCCCGCGTCTCGGCGGAGGTACTGCGCCGGTTCGGGCACGCGCCGGTACCGGGGCGGGGGCCGGGGAACCCGGCGGGGGACGCCGACCCCGGCGCGCTGGCGCTGCGGGCGCAGAACGTACTGCTCAGGTACCACCGGGAGCACTCGGCGCGCGATCTCGACGAGGCGATCGTATTGCTGAAGGCCGCCATCGAAGGTCAACGTGCGACAGCTGAACGGCAGGCACTGCAAGGGGAGTTGGGCGGCGCACTGCTGTCCCGCTGGAACGCGCGACGGACGGTTCAGGATCTGCGCAGTGCGCACGAGGCCTTCCGGCAGGCGGACGTCGACTCTCCGCACCTGCTGCTGTTGTGGGCAACCGCACTGATGGCCATTGCCGCCGAGGTGGACAACAACGGTCTCGGTACAGAGGCCCTGCCGGACCACTTCGGCGAGCGCGCGGCAGGGGAACGCTCCGCGGAGGCGGCGCTCATGGACCTGTACACGGAGGCGGAGCGCTGCGTCGTCGTCGTACGGGACCGCGAACCCGAGGGACTCGGAGAAGCGGGATATCGCATCCTGAACCACCTGCTGGGCACATCGGCCCAATGGGCGTCCCGGCCGGCCTTCGCGCAACTGCTGACCGAGTACGGCGGGGCGGGCCCGTGGGCCGCCGAGAGGCTCGAAGGCGCCCTGGAGGCAGCGCAGGCGTGGCAGTCCCACGAAGAGGAGACCGAGCGCCTGACCCACCGGGCACAACTGCGGCTGGACCTGGCGAAGCACTATGCGGGCCGGGGCCCTGTCGACTGGGATCCCGACGAGGAGCAGCGCGCACAGGGGTACCGGCACGCGGCCGATGCAGTCACCGGCCTGCGCCAGGTCATCGACAGGCTGTCGCGTCTGAAGGCCGCACCGGCCGGCGCGCTCTGCGACGCCTGGATCGACCTGGCGACCGCCCTGCGCCTGACCCGTGAGGGCGCCACGGACTCGGCACTGGAGGAGAGGCTGTCCGCACTGCGACGGGCTCTGCACCTGGCGGGTGACGACTACATCCGGTGCAACCGCTGCTACCAGGATCTGGGCCTGGTGCTGGACGAAAAATTCGTGCGTACCGGAGACCGCGCCTTCCTCGACGAGGAAGTGGCAGTCTGGCGCGCGATGCTGAGCCGACTGTCCCCCGACGACAGCTTCCGGGCCCAGGCTCTGAGGATGCTGGGGCACGCGCTGCTCCAGGCGGAGGAATGGGACGAGGCCGTCCGGGCCATACGGGATGCCGTGGACGAGACCGCCGAGTCGGATTCCGACATGCCCGAACTGCGGATGTCCCTCGGGCTCGCGCTGCACCGGCGGTATGCGGCCCGGGGCGGACTGTCCGACCTCCACGAGGCCGACTGGGTCCTGGGCGCGGCGGCACGGGCGGCCGGAGATCCCGAAGTGGCCGTGGCCTGCTGGCAGTTGCGTGCCCTGGTCGCCGAGGAGCAGGCCAAGAGGACCACGACGTCGGCCCGATGGCACGAGGCCGGCGACTACTACCGGCGCGCTGCCGAGACCGCCGGGGAAGCGGGCCTCACCGGTCTGGAAGCCGCCTCCCGGCGCCGGCGTGCCCCACTCCTGGAGCGCACCGCGGGACCCGCCCGCGCGCTGGAGGAGTACCGAATGGCCCTGCGCCTCTTCGAGGCGGCCGGCGGGGGCGACTCCGCCGACGCGGACGCCGTACGAGCGGCCGTCCACCGCATCGAGGCGGGCGACGTATGA
- a CDS encoding FxsB family cyclophane-forming radical SAM/SPASM peptide maturase yields the protein MSGDGPAVPFHQFVLKVHSRCNLACTYCYIYRSPDASWRERPARVSDDTVRRTAHCIAEHTAAHRLSRIRIELHGGEPLLRGPEPVIAYAEAVRRAVSTASAASTAAPATEVTATVQTNGTLLTRPALDRLAAARIRVGLSLDGGTPALNARRTDHAGRPSWPAASRAARLLVEEYPASYAGVLCTVDAATDPEEVYGSLAALGPPAVDFLLPHAHWGGARPGRFRPRPTPYGDWLAHAFDLWWQSPDGVRPRVRLFTEIVALLLGAESAAESVGLSPLAAVVVDTDGSIEQVDSLKTAYAGAPGTGLDVTRNSFDEALRHPGIAARHLGARALADECLACPVLRVCGGGNYAHRYATDSGFRHPSVYCADLERLIRHAAGRVAEQLPSVLARTQSTHVL from the coding sequence ATGAGCGGCGACGGCCCGGCCGTCCCCTTCCACCAGTTCGTGCTCAAGGTGCACAGCCGGTGCAACCTCGCCTGCACGTACTGCTACATCTACCGGAGCCCCGACGCCAGCTGGCGCGAGCGGCCCGCCCGTGTCTCCGACGACACCGTGCGCCGCACCGCCCACTGCATCGCCGAGCACACCGCCGCCCACCGGCTGTCCCGTATCCGGATCGAACTGCACGGGGGCGAGCCGCTGCTCCGCGGCCCGGAGCCGGTGATCGCCTACGCGGAGGCCGTACGCCGCGCCGTGTCCACTGCGTCCGCTGCGTCCACTGCGGCCCCGGCCACCGAGGTGACCGCCACCGTGCAGACCAACGGCACCCTGCTCACCCGCCCCGCCCTCGACCGCCTCGCCGCCGCCCGGATCCGCGTCGGCCTCAGCCTCGACGGCGGTACGCCCGCGCTCAACGCACGCCGCACAGACCACGCCGGACGCCCGTCCTGGCCCGCCGCCTCCCGGGCCGCCCGCCTGCTCGTCGAGGAGTACCCGGCCTCGTACGCCGGCGTGCTGTGCACCGTCGACGCCGCGACCGACCCGGAGGAGGTGTACGGATCCCTGGCCGCGCTCGGACCGCCCGCCGTCGACTTCCTCCTGCCGCACGCCCACTGGGGCGGCGCGCGACCGGGCCGGTTCCGGCCGCGACCCACTCCGTACGGCGACTGGCTGGCCCACGCCTTCGACCTGTGGTGGCAGTCACCGGACGGCGTCCGCCCCCGCGTCCGGCTGTTCACCGAGATCGTCGCACTGCTGCTCGGCGCGGAAAGCGCCGCCGAGTCCGTCGGGCTCTCCCCACTCGCCGCCGTGGTCGTCGACACCGACGGGAGCATCGAACAGGTCGACTCGCTCAAGACCGCCTACGCGGGCGCCCCCGGCACCGGCCTGGACGTCACCCGCAACTCCTTCGACGAGGCACTGCGCCACCCCGGCATAGCCGCCCGCCACCTCGGAGCGCGCGCGCTCGCCGACGAGTGCCTAGCCTGCCCCGTCCTGCGCGTCTGCGGCGGCGGCAACTACGCCCACCGCTACGCGACGGACTCCGGCTTCCGGCACCCCAGCGTGTACTGCGCCGACCTGGAGCGGCTCATCAGACACGCCGCAGGACGGGTCGCCGAACAGCTACCGTCCGTATTGGCACGGACCCAGTCAACTCACGTTCTTTAA
- the fxsT gene encoding FxSxx-COOH system tetratricopeptide repeat protein has translation MPSAPQQYVTVVYAGQSQSWVDWMKYQLAGTDARPGLVRWDPLRRAAEESVLTELLERPGRLLIVIDDWFLRLTDERRRAWEAVLRQVVRVHGERIASVTVTAATLPDEAAPLAPVRLRGLGPAEASRRLLATAGVAAEAGRPVDLARGPRFPDDLQDVHNAPRHNRRFTGREEILEQLHDAFAAGGEGARVALHGPPGVGKTQVAIEYVHRHAGEYDIVWWVSASVRLRARSEFAALADQLGVEHDGRAELTDLIEAAKNALRGRRRWLVVLDGAEDPEALDSLLPEGPGHLLITTPRTTWSQKGAELVGLPSFTREESVAFACLRTRRLTPEHADRLASAVQDLPLLIDQTAAWLDTHPTASVPDYVRHLQYGDPHVADVEPSREYPVGFQAAWGRTVNGLREQHPPVYELLVLLCFFSPDVVPARLLRVARAGDLPDHLAALIGEPSTWNSALRTLSEATSMRVEYEPGPRMDIVTVGTLRMHRLFHRFVRNHLAPGEHAQASAIACRVLVAGDPRDPGCGRHWQRYAELVPHLAQAGALESTDRDVRAVVLNCVEYLRVRGEYTEGRRLSRAAVDSWQALSGPTDPDVLVALHQLANMERRLGDYTAAENIGRTTLERVSAAPEARPIELVRAKNGLGGTLMALGAYDEARALFQDAADSATDLLGEFQVPRILSIRSNLAIAIGLLGRYQEAHNLHNEILESSIALFGGKSRLTLHAGLHTAWMLRLLGRYGEALAVQEQNCRLHAQVLDKNHSQTLLAEHNLALCMRRDGNLGYAAALMRSVRDRITRRRGAAHPEALLVSTDYAMLLRNMGDLPAAREIAETTAERYAVLLGETHPYAAGALDNCALIQRDAGEHDAALIRAEQARKNMQAALGPAHVWSVGCAMNTASARAAAGDVEGAAALGKDALERARRAVGDAHVLTLNLAAGLAQDLRTLGDADAGEAIQRGAVERLTENFFQEHQQVRHMLEGQRPYWDFEPQTI, from the coding sequence ATGCCCAGCGCGCCACAGCAGTACGTCACAGTCGTCTACGCGGGACAGTCCCAGTCCTGGGTCGACTGGATGAAATACCAGCTGGCCGGCACGGACGCACGACCTGGCCTGGTCCGATGGGACCCCCTGCGCCGGGCGGCCGAGGAGTCGGTCCTCACCGAGCTCCTGGAGCGCCCCGGACGCCTCCTCATCGTCATCGACGACTGGTTCCTGCGCCTCACCGACGAGCGCCGCCGCGCCTGGGAAGCCGTACTGCGCCAGGTCGTACGGGTGCACGGGGAGCGCATCGCCTCCGTCACCGTCACCGCCGCCACGCTGCCCGACGAGGCCGCACCGCTCGCCCCGGTCCGCCTGCGCGGCCTGGGGCCCGCCGAAGCGTCCCGCCGGCTGCTCGCCACCGCCGGAGTGGCGGCCGAAGCGGGGCGGCCGGTCGACCTGGCCCGCGGCCCCCGCTTCCCCGACGACTTGCAGGACGTCCACAACGCCCCTCGCCACAACCGCCGTTTCACCGGCCGTGAAGAGATCCTCGAACAGCTCCACGACGCGTTCGCCGCGGGCGGCGAAGGGGCCCGCGTCGCCCTGCACGGTCCCCCCGGCGTCGGCAAGACGCAGGTCGCGATCGAGTATGTGCACCGGCACGCGGGCGAGTACGACATCGTGTGGTGGGTCAGCGCCTCCGTCCGCCTGCGCGCCCGCTCCGAGTTCGCCGCACTCGCCGACCAGCTCGGCGTCGAACACGACGGCCGCGCCGAACTCACCGACCTCATCGAGGCAGCCAAGAACGCCCTGCGCGGCCGGCGCCGCTGGCTCGTCGTACTCGACGGCGCCGAGGACCCCGAGGCACTGGACTCCCTGCTGCCCGAGGGGCCCGGGCACCTCCTCATCACCACGCCCCGGACCACCTGGTCCCAGAAGGGCGCCGAACTCGTCGGGCTTCCGTCGTTCACACGCGAGGAAAGCGTCGCCTTCGCCTGCCTGCGCACCAGACGCCTCACCCCCGAACACGCCGACCGGCTCGCCTCGGCCGTCCAGGACCTGCCGCTCCTCATCGACCAGACGGCGGCCTGGCTGGACACCCACCCCACCGCATCCGTCCCCGACTACGTCCGCCACCTCCAGTACGGCGACCCCCATGTCGCCGACGTGGAACCCTCGCGCGAGTACCCGGTCGGCTTCCAGGCCGCCTGGGGCAGGACCGTCAACGGCCTGCGGGAGCAGCATCCGCCGGTGTACGAACTGCTCGTCCTGCTCTGCTTCTTCTCCCCGGACGTGGTGCCCGCACGGCTGCTCCGCGTCGCCCGCGCCGGCGATCTGCCGGACCATCTGGCAGCGCTGATCGGCGAGCCGAGCACGTGGAACTCCGCGCTGCGCACCCTCTCCGAGGCCACCTCGATGCGCGTGGAGTACGAGCCCGGGCCGCGCATGGACATCGTCACCGTCGGCACACTGCGGATGCACCGGCTCTTCCACCGTTTCGTACGCAACCACCTGGCGCCCGGCGAGCACGCCCAGGCATCGGCCATCGCCTGCCGCGTGCTGGTCGCGGGCGACCCGCGGGACCCGGGCTGCGGTCGCCACTGGCAGCGGTACGCCGAGCTCGTGCCGCACCTGGCCCAGGCCGGGGCGCTGGAGTCCACCGACCGCGATGTGCGTGCCGTCGTACTCAACTGCGTCGAATATCTGCGGGTGCGCGGCGAATACACCGAGGGCCGGCGCCTCAGCCGGGCCGCCGTCGACTCCTGGCAGGCCCTCTCCGGGCCCACCGACCCGGACGTACTGGTCGCACTGCACCAACTGGCCAACATGGAACGGCGACTCGGCGACTACACGGCGGCCGAGAACATCGGCAGGACCACCCTGGAGCGCGTCAGCGCCGCCCCCGAGGCCCGTCCCATCGAGCTCGTACGCGCCAAGAACGGCCTCGGCGGCACGCTGATGGCCCTCGGCGCGTACGACGAGGCGCGCGCCCTCTTCCAGGACGCCGCGGACAGCGCCACCGACCTGCTCGGCGAGTTCCAGGTGCCCCGGATCCTCTCGATCCGCTCCAACCTGGCCATCGCGATCGGGCTCCTCGGCCGCTATCAGGAAGCCCACAACCTGCACAACGAAATCCTCGAATCGAGCATCGCGCTCTTCGGGGGCAAGAGCCGGCTCACCCTGCACGCGGGCCTGCACACCGCCTGGATGCTGCGGCTCCTCGGCCGCTACGGCGAGGCGCTCGCCGTACAGGAGCAGAACTGCCGACTACACGCCCAGGTACTCGACAAGAACCACAGCCAGACCCTCCTGGCCGAACACAACCTGGCCCTCTGCATGCGCCGCGACGGCAACCTCGGCTACGCCGCCGCGCTGATGCGTTCCGTCCGCGACCGGATCACCCGGCGCCGCGGCGCGGCCCACCCGGAGGCGCTGCTGGTCAGCACCGACTACGCCATGCTGCTGCGGAACATGGGCGACCTGCCCGCGGCCCGGGAGATCGCCGAAACCACCGCCGAGCGGTACGCCGTACTCCTCGGGGAAACACACCCGTACGCCGCGGGGGCGCTCGACAACTGCGCCCTCATCCAGCGCGACGCGGGCGAACACGACGCCGCGCTGATACGGGCCGAGCAGGCCAGGAAGAACATGCAGGCAGCGCTCGGCCCCGCGCACGTCTGGTCCGTGGGCTGCGCGATGAACACCGCGTCCGCGAGGGCCGCCGCCGGTGACGTGGAGGGCGCCGCGGCGCTCGGCAAGGACGCCCTGGAGCGGGCACGGCGGGCCGTCGGCGACGCCCATGTCCTGACGCTCAACCTCGCCGCCGGTCTGGCCCAGGACCTGCGCACCCTGGGCGACGCCGACGCGGGCGAAGCGATCCAGAGGGGCGCCGTGGAGCGCCTCACGGAGAACTTCTTCCAGGAGCACCAGCAGGTGCGGCACATGCTCGAAGGACAGCGACCGTACTGGGACTTCGAGCCGCAGACGATCTGA